atttgaaaaactGTGAAAACTTAGTAAGCTTACCTAATAGAATGAAAAATATGTACATAATATATATGGAACACGATTTTTTTAACCCATCGTAAGCATAACTTACCCACGACTGATAATTCAAGGTCTAGAACAAATATTTAtctttgattaatttaatatatttaaattaaaaattatatttaattatcttaaacaaaaaaataaacagaactcgaaaacctattttctttatttcctttaaaaatttaactaaccattttttataaattcattcaaaactaAATGAGATACGAAGTTTCTTAATTAATGGATGTAAATACTCACATACTTGAAAGTCATCCATCAAATATCTGAGAACGATGTGAAACACCAACTGTTGAATAAAAATCTGAAATGATAAATGTTGGGAGTTGAGACTTTTCAACTCTCCCTCAATATTCATACTAGCTTTTGTTAAAGAGTAATAAATGTGAACCTGACTAATAAAAGGCTATGTGAGAGAAGCTTCAAGGAAAAAAAGCAAAATCATAGATAGGCTGGAAATGAAACATACTAAATATATGGACCGCGATATTCCAACAACGTTTTCttaacacattttttacaaCGTCACGTGTCGTGCTTTCAttggtttgttttaaaaaaaatattttataaaaaccttCAAAATGGAAGTCCGGAACCCTTCTTTTAACTGAAAATCCGAAAATACCCCTTTCTTTGTTTCATTGGAGACGAAGGTCCCTTCTCGTGAAGGTCCAAGGTCGCGTTTCGCAGAGAAACTTTTATGCGTGCCTTAGAGGAccaagaatttctaattgaagaacttaaaaggaGGGTTGCAAGTTTGGAGGCACAATTGGCTGAAGAGAAGGCAAGAAGGCAAAACAAAGATGACGTTGGACAAAGTGTGCCTCGTACAGAACCATCCGTGAACACTGGTTTTGTATTCCCTACTGACATTGACGGAAATGAACAACCTTTGAAGACGTATGTTAGGGTTCGTTACAAGGAAAGAGCACTTAGGACTCCACACACCGGAACCGtagtgcttagaataaaaaatgagtgatatgTGTATTTAGTTGATTAATGGAAAGTAAATGATAATTGTAAtcattgtaaatagattaagaaaacaaagtgtAATGTATCGGATTTAGTTCAATgatataaaatttgagtttttgtttgaattggtctcatattttattttttcaataccATTGTTATTATGAGTTGTGGGTTTGTGGATTTCAGAATGTGGTCAAGTTTAGTGTCTCCTAAGTTGCAGACTTGTTtgtaagatgttggtgtttgagtggtcattctgggtaacatgggtgaccaaTGTCAAAACCAGTTCATTTGAATGACAATTTGAGTGGggggtgatgtgatgtgaggccaaggagtgtggagtgacccctcATCACTTGGAGGACCAAGCTGTGCAAGGGATGACTGAGGGTGTTGAATAAAtgctctggtaatcgtttacaagttcctggtaaacgattacccgagagaaaatgagattttgtacagaaagtccaactcaggtagtcagtcaggttaacaggggtgaccattgtcaaaaaaaatgGGTTtgaggcacttttgcacttgtctgaGGCTGGTCTTGGTGTTTCAAgggtgggagagggtggttaGTGATGTGATGATGTCCCAAGGAGGGTGGAGTAacccctcatcagttggaggaACAAGCTGTGCAAGGGATGACTGAGAGTGTTGAAAAAAGgttgtggtaatcgtttacaacctCCTCGTAAACGATTagccgagagaaaattggattttgtacaaaaagtccaaCAAAGGTAGTCAGTCAGGTAAACAAGGGtgaccattggaaaaaaaagtgagttttaggcacttttgcacttgtcttaggctggttCTGGTGTTTCAAGGGTTGGAGAGGGTGATTGGTGATGTGATatgaggccaaggagtgtggagtgacccctcatcagttggaggaTCAAGCTGTGCAAGGGATGACTGAGAGTGTTGAAAAAAGgttgtggtaatcgtttacaacctcctcgtaaacgattacccgagagaaaattggattttgtacagaaagtccaacagaggtagtcagtcaggttaacaggagtgaccattgtcaaaaaaagtgagttttaagcacttttgcacttgtcttaggctggtcctggtgttttagtggtgggaagtgatgttttggcaccccatgatggagggaaaaaacaatgtttatgagatgagcaacttgggtgagataacatgctgtcaactttgacctttactggctattttactgataacttttcccaccgacctccaaatgatgtgattctttttttattagaaactagactcaaaaatctttccaatgactactaatttgtaatttttggacatctgagttggtacagtttattctttcaagttagcgtttcatatatttttgccaactctgacctttgcttgttcttttgctcataactttctccaccgaactccaaatgagttgattcttgttttgttggaatctatactcaaagacctttcaaattatgccttagaaatcaagtttacaccttctttgacactgtaatcgattacaaggacactgtaaatgattacccgagagaaaattggattttgtacagaaagtccaacaaaggtagtcagtcaggttaacatgggtgaccattgtcaaaaaaagtgagttttaagcacttttgaacttttcttaggctggtcctggtgtttcagtggtgggaagtgatgttttggcacggaggaaaaaaaaatgtttatgaggtgagcaacttgggtgagataacatgctgtcaactttgacctttgctggctattttactgataacttttcccaccgacctccaaatgatgtgattctttttttattagaaactagactcaaatatctttccaatgactactaatttgtaatttttggacatctgagttggtacagtttattctttcaagttagcatttcatatatttttgccaactctgacctttgcttgttcttttgctcataactttctccaccgaactccaaatgagttgattctttttttgttggaatctatactcaaagacctttcaaattatgccttagaaatcaagtttacaccttctttgacactgtaatcgattacaaggacactgtaaatgattacccgagagaaaattggattttgtacagaaagtccaacaaaggtagtcagtcaggttaacatgggtgaccattgtcaaaaaaagtgagttttaagcacttttgaacTTTTCTTAGGCAGGTcctggtgtttcagtggtgggaagtgatgttttggcacggaggaaaaaaaaatgtttatgaggtgagcaacttgggtgagataacatgctgtcaactttgacctttgctggctattttactgataacttttcccaccgacctccaaatgatgtgattctttttttattagaaactagactcaaatatctttccaatgactactaatttgtaatttttggacatctgagttggtacagtttattctttcaagttagcgtttcatatatttttgccaactctgacctttgcttgttcttttgctcataactttctccaccgaactccaaatgagttgattcttgttttgttggaatctatactcaaagacctttcaaattatgccttagaaatcaagtttacaccttctttgacattgtaatcgattacaaggacactgtaaacgattacccgagagaaaattggattttgtacagaaagtccaacagaggtagtcagtcaggttaacatgggtgaccattgtaaaaaaaagtgagttttaagtacttttgaacttttcttaggctggtcctggtgtttcagtggtgggaagtgatgttttggcaccccatgatggaggaaaaaaacaatgtttatgaggtgagcaacttgggtgagataacatgctgtcaactttgacctttgctggctattgtactgataacttttcccaccgacctccaaatgatatgattctttttttattagaaactagactcaaaaatctttccaatgactactaatttgtaatttttggacatctgagttggtacagtttattgttggcttaatacctctttttgtccctctttataagggaaatgttcaagttcgtcctaccttttttaaaaagttcaatgtggtcccaagttgtgaaaaaagtgtccaatttaatcctttttggtcacgacGTTAGATATTTAACGATGAAACTGCTCCTCTGGACTAAACTTGATGAGCTGTTCATTTTTTCTCTTACGTGGCATGGTGACgtgtcaattttgaattttaaaaaaaatggcttgacacatcatcttcttcttccacctctgCCACTCCCAATAATTGCAATGGGTAGTGTTTTCAAATTCCCCAAACAGCCGTTCGAGAACATCTCATCCCAGAGCTTCCTCGCAGGACGCAGTAGATCCTCCTTACAACACGCTTCCATTATGTAATTATAAGACGAGACATTGGGTTGaaaccctttcttcttcatctcctgCAGAACAGTATAGCCTTCTCTCACTTTCCCAGCCCTGCACAAAAATGAAATCATTACATTGAAACCCTCCACATCTTTAAAGTAGTTTTGAGAATTCAAAACATGGAACGTCTCCAATAACTCATCAACCTTGCCATGCCTACACAGATTCCTACACAAATCATTAACAGTCAAAATAGTTGGGAACCTCTCTTTCTCAAccatgaaattgaaaaacattATAGTCACATTCCTCATTGATCGGAACCCTGCGACAACAACCCAATAAGCCATGAAATCGGGTTTCCAACCCCTACTCCTGAGATCACCCAACATCCACAAAGCCTCCGATACCTTAGAAGCTCGACACAATCCATAAACAGTCAAATTGCGATTTCGAAACCCAATACCTTAGAAGCCCCAAATTGCGATTTCGAAGACCTAACCCTAACTCAGAAATTTTAATCACTACCACGTTCTtagttaatgaaaaatattgtcACTGCCACGTTACCAAGGTAAACAGCCACGTTGCACACATCAGTCCACGCTGTCAgctggatcgttaaatatttaacgccgtgaccaaaaaggatttaattggaCACTTTTTACACaacttgggaccacattgaactttttaaaaaaggtaagaCGAAAttgaacatttcccttataaagagggacaaaaagaggtattaagcctttattctttcaagttagcgtttcatatatttttgccaactctgacctttgcttgttcttttgctcataactttctccaccgaacaccaaatgagttgattcttgttttgttggaatctatactcaaagacctttcaaattatgccttagaaatcaagtttacaccttttttgacactgtaatcgattacaaggacactgtataCGATTACCATAGTGTTTTTTCTACAGATTGGCTCTGCACTTGTCCAACTTGGTCCCCTAAGTAAGAATGGCTTCTTCTccacttcttggggtcaccTCCCATCACTTTCCACTCTCTACCTCGACTgaaacaccaacaccaagtAAATACAAGTGGACTTGTGCCTGAAAGTAACAATTTTTGCCAATGATCACCCATGACACCACagctgactacttcagttcaactttctgtacaaaacagtgatttctctcgtgtaatcgtttaccaggccactgtaaacgattacaacagTGTTTTAGTTTTACAGACAACTGCAATGTCATTAAGTGGTATTGGTTAGTGGTATTGGTGTTTTACTCACAACTGCAATGGTATTAAGTGTATCATAAATTGAACATTACATAATAAATGTCGAGAATTGAGGAACCAGTTTTAAAGTAAACaacttcattaaattaaagACTTGAAATTATCAAAGTAGGAACTGTGGTACATAGTTCtttataatgcagaaaataaagcCTAAACAACCAATTTTAAGTCTGAGGATTGTTTTCAGAAGCACTTtggaagtgttgtagttgttgTTCAATGTTCCCAACGCGCGATTGCAACGCATCAAACCTTGTAGTGATGACCATGTTCATGTTTCCAAATCTTGTTTCAAGGGCAAGATGGAGGACAGAGCGACACACAAGATGGAAGGGTTTCCGTGTGGACGACAGACCCACACAAAAGATGGAAGGGTTCAACGCCCGTATTAGGGTAAAGATGGACCACACAGCCACAGAGAATATCGAACGGTTGAACGCACGTATTGAAGACGGAGGAGAGAACGACAGCGAAGATGGAAGCTTCGAAGATGGACGacagagcgagagagcgagacaCGAGATGGAAGGGTTGAACGCACGTCTTTCCCACCCTAAACCGCCAAACccaaaacttaaaattttagtCTGAAAATCCCAAAATACCCCTCGCCCCGTAACCCTTTctctgttttattttcaaattatttagccAAGAGCCGACACGTGGCGTTGTGAAATCGGTGTCAAAATTTCGTTgtccaaataacattttcctaaatatatatagaaaaatagaGTTTGAGTCTCCACAAAGACTTGGGTATTTGCTTTCCACTTTCACAGTAATTCTCTCTCAACAACTTTACCTTTCAATAATGTGTTCTAAGGCCATCGTCCAATACACCGCTTCTTCATCTCATGCAATTAACAGATACGATGTATTTGTGAGCTTCCGTGGTGAAGACACACGCAACAACTTCACTGGTTTTCTCTTTCAAGCTCTCCGTAGAAAAGCCATCCATGCCTTCAAAGACGATGAAGATCTCAAAAAAGGTGAATCCATAGCACCCGAGCTCCTCCATGCCATTCAAACCTCTCGACTTTTCATTGTTGTCTTCTCAAAGAACTATGCTTCCTCCACCTGGTGCTTGCGTGAACTGGCAGAGATACGTAACTGCGTTCAAACTTCCCCAAGACCTGTTATACCTGTCTTTTATGACGTTGATCCTTCGGTGGTGCGCAAACAAAGTGAATGTTACGAGAAAGCATTTGAAGAATACGAAAAGAGATTCAGAGAAGACAAAGCGAAGATGGAGGAAGCTGAGAGATGGAGAGAAGCTCTCACAGAAGTGGCCAATCTCTCTGGTTGGGATCTTCGAAATAAGTGAGTAATCCTCTTCCGTTTCAAGATTGAtcacaattatatatttattatgcaGAGAGTTATATAACCCTTTCTATGTCCTGTTGTTTTCTGAAATATTCATTATCTCTTTCTAGACTAGAGTTCAAAGATGTTGGGAATTTAGGAAAAGTAGAAAACAGTGGTTGCTGTGTGTTAGTGGTATGAGTTTGGGAGGCATAGCTTATAGAAAGTAATGTATTAATTTTCGAGAAGTTTTGGATGATAGAAGGTATCAATTTGATGACAAATCTAGCTTTATTGATATGTCAGCTGAATGAGTCAACCCGACAATGACTCACCCTAAAATGCATATACTCTTTTTtgcattatatattatttttctctataaaTGCATATACTCTTTTTTGTTCTATTGGTGATTTTCCttgatttcatttaaaatttcagGCCACAATATGTACAAATTGAAGAAATTGTTCAAAACGTAATAAATACTTTGGGTCCCAAAATTTGTAGTCTTCCAAAGGATGAACTAGTTGGGATAGAGCATAGACTTGAAGAACTAGTTGGGATAGAGCGTAAACTTCAATCAGTTAATAATGTTGGAGTTGTTGGAATCAGTGGGATGGGTGGCATAGGAAAGACTACTCTTGCTCGAGCTTTATACGAAAGAATATATCATCAATAtgattttcattgttttattgATGATGTAAGCAAAATATATCGAGATTCAAGTTCACTAGGTGTACAAAAGCAGTTAATTTCTCAGTCTCTAAATGAGAAAAATCTAGAGATTTCAAATACTTCTGAGGGAACATGTTTGATATGGTCTAGGCTGCACAATGTTAGGGCACTTGTAGTTCTGGACAAtgttgatgaagttgaacaactAAGGATGTTTACAGGGAAGAGAGACATTTTGTTGCGTGAATGTTTAGGTGAAGGGAGTATAATCATCGTAGTTTCTAGGGATGAACATATATTGAGGACTCATGGAGTAGATGACATTTATCAAGTCCAGCCGTTGAATAACGAAAATGCTATGCAGCTGTTTTGTAGAAATGCTTTCAAAGTTAATCATATTTTGAGTGATTATGAAAAGTTGGCATGGGATGTACTATATTATGCTGAGGGCCATCCCTTGGCAATTGAAGTAATCGGGTCATCTTTGTTTGGTCGAAATGTGTCACAATGGGAAAGTGCATTGGCCAGgctaaaagaaaagaaaagtaaaaatattatggatGTTTTGCGTATAAGTTTTGATCAGCTGGATGAAGAAGACaaagaaatatttttggatATTGCATGTGCCCTATGCCATTATGATGAGGAATATGTGACGGAAGTTCTAAAGTTTCGTGGATTTCATCCTGAATATGGTCTACAAGTTCTGCTTGACAAATCACTAATATTAAAAGGGCGTAGGTGTATTTATATGCACAACTTGTTGAAGGACTTGGGTAGGTATATTGTCAAAGAAGAATCACCTAAGGAACCCCTAAAGAGGAGTAGGTTGTGGGATTACCAAGATTTTGCCAAAGCTATGTCAAACAATCAGGTAAAATTAATagattcaattataattttatgttgcCATTTTTTAGAGCATGAAAATCCTTcgaaaaatataacaattttattctttGTGCGTAGACAACTGAAATTCTTGAAGTCGTAGCTGTTAATTCATTTGCGAGTTCTAAAACTGTGAGGGTAGATGGTCTATCGAAAATTAGACAACTTAAGTTTCTTAGACTTGGGAACATGAACTGTTCAGGAAGTCTCAGTCATCTTTCAAGTGAACTAGGATATCTTATTTGGCACAATTATCCTTTTGAGTGTTTGCCTCAAAGTTTTCAGCCACACAAACTAGTTATGTTAAAATTGAGAGGAAGCAGTATTCAACGACTATGGAGTGGCACAAAGGTGatgtatattaaatttatatttctaaaaaaaaaattaaagaaaacctAAGTGTCATTATTAATTTGGCTCTTGCTTTTGCTAATCGTTGTAGGTGCTACCTAATTTGAAGCTTTTGGATCTCTCTGACTCCAAAGAATTAGGTGAGATGCCCGATGTTGCAGAGGCCCTAAATCTTAAAGAAATAGTTCTTGAAGGATGCATACGGCTCCGAAAACTCAGTCCATCGATTGGTCTTCTGAGCAAGCTtactattttgaatttgaaaaactGTCAAAACTTAGTAAGCTTACCCAATAGCATAGTGGGCCTGAATTCTCTTGAATATCTGAGTGTCTATGGTTGTTCAAAtctgtttaatgagttattaggTGAACCAAGTAACACAGAGCATTTGAAGAAGCTTTTTTCAGTTGAAGGTCCTATTCATTTCCACTCAAGAGAGTCAGTTAGTTGTCTGTTACCATCCTCTCTTACTCTCCCTTGTTTGCGTGAACTCGATCTAAGATTCTGTAACTTAGTTGAAATCCCTGATGCCATTGGAAAGTTACGTTGCttagaaaagttaaatttgaagGGAAACAATTTTGTTACATTGCCTAACCTCAAGGACCTTTTCAGACTGTATTATTTAAACTTACAGCACTGCAAGCGATTGAAATACTTGCCTGACCTCCCTTCACGGACTCACTTGCCCTTAAATCTTTACTCGTATCCGATGCAATATTTTGAAGGCTTCATCTATAAGGTGACAAACGAAGATGAATGTATGGCTGGATTAAGGATGTTCAACTGCCCAGAAATAGTTGAGAGGGAACAGTGCACTAGCATGACTTTTTCATGGATGCTACAAATGGTTCAGGTGTGCATGTTTCTTCCTTACACTTTCCTTCTTTTAATCTCTTTTGGTGTTGAAAAACAACTACTAACGCATAACATAACTCAGTCATGGTACAACTCGGAATGTCTTACATCCCTTCCATCCCTCAAAAGTCTTGGAAGTATTATCCCTGGAAGTGAAATACCAATGTGGTTCAACAATGAGCTTGTGAGCATGGACAATTCAATAATCATAGATGTCTCTCCTTTTGTGTATGACAATAATTGGGTAGGTGTTGTGTGCTGTGCAATACTCGGTGAAGATCTTTACAGAACAAGAATTCTTGAGGATTCGAGAAGGGATCTATCTGTGGAGCACTCAGATCATATGTGCCTATTTTATTACTCTCGTCAACAGTTCTGCCATGAACAAGGCATATTTCGGGGCAAACTTAATACACATGACTTGAGTTTGACATTTAGATTATATGACGTGGTAGTACTTTGTGCATACATGAAGGATAGGGACGAGggattttatgattttgaagtgaaaaaataCGGGTATCGGTGGGTTAAAAAGCAGGATCTACAGTGACTGATGGTTGAAATTTGGCAGCAAGTTTTAAGCAATACCTTTAGAAGACACAATTTTATGAGTTGAAGACATATGAACTCAAACTACTTAATGTTCTACAAATTTTGAATGTGCAACGTTAACATTAAATAAACTTCTTACTTCTACTATCGTATATATATAAcagagaaatgaaaaatagaggaagaaaaagtctttgttattttttatggagtccttgtttttcttttttctacttTCTAGTTTTACAATGCATTTCAGTTTTTGTTCCAGAAAGCTATTTCCCTGTGCTACAATATGTAGGGGAGTTACTGATTTTAAACATTTCAAGATCAACCAACATGCTACCCTTATATTTAAATGACTACGTTAAAGAGAGGCTGAATTgaaatttctaaatattttcgTAAAACatagaattatattttaattaaaccaGTCCACTACTGGATTTGGTTTTGATCGTTGTCGTTTcgaaaatcaaataaatatcaatCTTCTAAAGTATTACAAAAATACACTTCTGACATAAACGGATATTTTAGGATTAAGCTAATTGAGCTTGTCttcaaataaatacaattaagaAACATAAACATAGCAAAACtggatttttaaaataataaatgataaaaagaaataaaacaaatataaaaaataggttTATTCTCAAATTCTtctataattgaattttttattgattatatatgattattttcatttattctataaatagagacctcaaattaaacaaataagtttcatttaattaattaaggctcttattcattctaaacattttaattaattaagactctCATGAAGTTGAAGTTATGTCGAATGTTTTCCACATTTccagttttaaaataaatattgactTCAATTAAATAACCCTAAATAATAATGTGTTTaaagaaaaggttaaatatCCATAAATGATATAAAGGTGTACCAATATGTTATTTattgacacttttaaaaataaacctttaagatatataaaataaaaataatttatctatctaaaataaatattaaggaTTATAGATTAGGAattgaaattttagaaaaattaaaattaaaaaagaaaatatatagagtagaatcaaaattcataaacactatacaattatttaatttttacatgaAAGACTAACAAAATAGATTATAAGGACTAAAATCAAAAGTCATTAGTTTTGCAAAGACCAAAACGGTTACCAATGTGAATCATTGTTGCTTTGAagtaattttgatgatgatgcaaGGAAACTTGAAGACTTGAAGAACCTtttgtaaatgttaaaaatattcaatgtaGATATAATTTGTATAGGAATCATTTTACTCTTGTAAGTTCTCAGAGTAAAACCCCAGAAAAATGGTAAtttttagaagtggtggtagtctaaaaatagtgagacttgattattttaatattaaacggtTTTATTATAGCCATGGTTAAGCATACTTAAGAAGAGTTGGATTCATCTATGAAAGGTGGGTCCGAGCTCTAATCATCATGAGCCATCAACATGTTCTTagtaaaattgtgtgtattttagaccttgtattaagggtcaaatagtatagtatttaattttaggccttgtattaagggctaagtattgtatggtttgtaatcttatttttaaagagtgtgtcccaccatgggacatgatggccacatggcaagctcttaagTGAAGAGTTTTTCTTAAGAAGGAAGTGACCATGTGTCATTTTctaagtggagaaactcttacTAAAGTGGATTGTCatatgtcactctaagagtgaagaaactttgcaaaagtggattgtcacatggcactttaagagtggaggaactttgcaaaagtggagaagactttacaaaagtggattgccacatggcactctaagagtggagaaactttgtaaaagaggattgccacatgtctctttaagagtggatagtttttagggtttcttgtctacttaggagacacctttctctataaatagaagggtctccttccttgtaaaatcacttgatgaatttgaatgttattatgccaaaatgtgtgcaaacatatcttgtctcaagtcaaggctagagcatcccatgaggtccctctaaccacccttctctagagttggcccaacctctccggagatccatcaaacacctccatcctaccacaaatactcaccaaaaccTCACCAAtattgtgagcccaccaccatatccattacttccgcacaaattccaccttcatagcttcatcttcgcgctttggcccaacctagctcgaggaggacgctatcaaCAGTGTTGTTCACTTTTGTGGATTTGTGACGACGAAATTGAGGAGATTTGCGGGATACCTCCTTTTTGTATCACTTGCTGTGATGAGAAGATTTGCGATGAATTGAAGACAAATGGCTTTTTTACCCTTAACACATATGATAATACCAGCTGAGAACATGCAACCAATTCGATTCCGTAACTGGATAATCGATTCCAGGAAtggttaataaatattaatgcaTAAGCTATTTGCGTGAAGCAGGAAGAGGCGTTGAAGATGGAGAAGCAAAGCCTGAAGGGTTGCGTATTCGGTTCCAGAAGTTGAGATGTGGAAGGTGTATTCGGTCATGGGGTGTGCGTATTCGGATATGTTGCAGAGTGAGAAGAAAGCTGGGTGCTGTATTCGATTCTGCTTGCTTGTATTTGGTTCCAAGCGTTGGTTCAGTGGGTGTATTCGGTTCCAACACACTTCAAAGCAGGGTGGGTGGTGGATTCTGATGGTGGAATGATTTCAACTCTATCATTCTGTACTTCACTGTGGAAGAGCTTCTCCGGGATTTTATCGGAGGAGAGTGCATCTAAGTGGTGCAGGTTaagggagagagcatcattcgGGTTGGGTTCTGCAAGGGCTTCGGCTTCGGGCCATGAGAGGGTGGGTGGGTGGGGGAGAGAGTGGAGAGTAAGGTTTGGGTTTGGAGTTAGAATGGGAGGGTTGCGGCGGCTGAGAGAGAGGGCGAGGGTGAGAGACAGGAAGAGAAGGCCATTTGtggttttctttttactttttaaaaatttattttaatatataattacaatacatatataatttttttactttttattttaataattacagtacatatatta
The Vigna angularis cultivar LongXiaoDou No.4 chromosome 5, ASM1680809v1, whole genome shotgun sequence genome window above contains:
- the LOC108340230 gene encoding disease resistance protein Roq1, with the protein product MCSKAIVQYTASSSHAINRYDVFVSFRGEDTRNNFTGFLFQALRRKAIHAFKDDEDLKKGESIAPELLHAIQTSRLFIVVFSKNYASSTWCLRELAEIRNCVQTSPRPVIPVFYDVDPSVVRKQSECYEKAFEEYEKRFREDKAKMEEAERWREALTEVANLSGWDLRNKPQYVQIEEIVQNVINTLGPKICSLPKDELVGIEHRLEELVGIERKLQSVNNVGVVGISGMGGIGKTTLARALYERIYHQYDFHCFIDDVSKIYRDSSSLGVQKQLISQSLNEKNLEISNTSEGTCLIWSRLHNVRALVVLDNVDEVEQLRMFTGKRDILLRECLGEGSIIIVVSRDEHILRTHGVDDIYQVQPLNNENAMQLFCRNAFKVNHILSDYEKLAWDVLYYAEGHPLAIEVIGSSLFGRNVSQWESALARLKEKKSKNIMDVLRISFDQLDEEDKEIFLDIACALCHYDEEYVTEVLKFRGFHPEYGLQVLLDKSLILKGRRCIYMHNLLKDLGRYIVKEESPKEPLKRSRLWDYQDFAKAMSNNQTTEILEVVAVNSFASSKTVRVDGLSKIRQLKFLRLGNMNCSGSLSHLSSELGYLIWHNYPFECLPQSFQPHKLVMLKLRGSSIQRLWSGTKVLPNLKLLDLSDSKELGEMPDVAEALNLKEIVLEGCIRLRKLSPSIGLLSKLTILNLKNCQNLVSLPNSIVGLNSLEYLSVYGCSNLFNELLGEPSNTEHLKKLFSVEGPIHFHSRESVSCLLPSSLTLPCLRELDLRFCNLVEIPDAIGKLRCLEKLNLKGNNFVTLPNLKDLFRLYYLNLQHCKRLKYLPDLPSRTHLPLNLYSYPMQYFEGFIYKVTNEDECMAGLRMFNCPEIVEREQCTSMTFSWMLQMVQSWYNSECLTSLPSLKSLGSIIPGSEIPMWFNNELVSMDNSIIIDVSPFVYDNNWVGVVCCAILGEDLYRTRILEDSRRDLSVEHSDHMCLFYYSRQQFCHEQGIFRGKLNTHDLSLTFRLYDVVVLCAYMKDRDEGFYDFEVKKYGYRWVKKQDLQ